A window of Macrococcus sp. 19Msa1099 genomic DNA:
TCTAAATGAATTGCAACTGGAACAGTGATGTTCATATCGTGCATTAATCCTTCAACCATCTTAACTACCGTATAGAAACCACCCATGTATTTTGCTGCACCTTCAGATACACCTAAGATAACTGGTGCATTCTCTTCTTGTGAAGCCCCTAGAATTGCTTGAGTGAACTCAAGGTTGTTAAGGTTGTATTGACCAACTGCATAACCACCTTCTTTAGCTTTAATTAACATTTCTTTCATTGAAACTAATGGCATGGATAATATCCTCCTTGTGTGCGTTAGGCACTAATTTTATAGATTTAGTATAGCACTATCGTCCTGTGTTTGCATTTATAAAGGTGGCTACTTTGTGTATTTTCGCACAATATTCACAACTTCTCCAATAGTAAACGGTTTCATTAGTATTCCTGATGCGCCACGACTTTTAAGTCCTTTAATTTGTTCATCTGTCTGGAAAGCAGAGATTAAGTAGATTGGTCTATCAGTATATTTTCTCATTTCTCTCAATGTTTCTTCCCCCGACATTACAGGCATCCGTCGATCTAAAAATATAATGTCATAATCGTTAACTATCACCATTTCAAGTCCCTTTTTACCATGCTCTGCTTCATCAGCTTCTATACCTTGAATAGACAATATTTCTTTAAATAACAATCGAATATTTATTTCGTCATCTACTATGAGTATTTTCATCGGTTATCTCCCA
This region includes:
- a CDS encoding response regulator codes for the protein MKILIVDDEINIRLLFKEILSIQGIEADEAEHGKKGLEMVIVNDYDIIFLDRRMPVMSGEETLREMRKYTDRPIYLISAFQTDEQIKGLKSRGASGILMKPFTIGEVVNIVRKYTK